The following is a genomic window from Gallus gallus isolate bGalGal1 chromosome 14, bGalGal1.mat.broiler.GRCg7b, whole genome shotgun sequence.
GCCGTGGTGCTGGCGGGTGTCTGCACGGAGGGTCTGTGCCAGCCTGGGAGCGCGGTGCCATGCCCTGGTGTTGTGCACCGTGTCAGCTCCATGCACTGCAGCAtcagcacagcacactgcatCGGCACCATGCACTGCAGCATCAGCCCTGTGCACTGCATCAGCCGCGTGCACCACGCCAGCACCATGCACTGCATCAGCTGCGTGCATCACTGCAGGTCCTGCGCCTGCCCTGGGAGGTGCTGTGGGTCCTGAATGACTCCAGAGGGTgaccccagggctgtgctgggagttCTGGGCCATCTGGGCTGTctctggggacagaggggacaAAATGCTCCAGGGTGGCCATAGCCAGATGTGCGTGTGGCTCTGTGTGTGGCAGGGACAGAACGATGCTGGCTCCGGGCTCTGCGTGATGTCTCCACCGTTCCCATCTCCTCTGATGGACACAGCCCTTCCCGAGGTCACCCTTGGGGCACTGTGTCAAAGCCCCATGTGCAGCCGTGGTGGCTTTTTAGGGCTGCTTAGTGCAGTCCCCCCAACCCCGTATGGATCCCACCGCAGCGTTGGAGGGGGGTGGCGCCTTCCTTGAGGCTGTAGCAGGGAGCGCTGCGCAGCCCTGGGGACGCAGCcacttcctcctccctctcctacAAAGGGACTTAACCTTGCTGCTGTCGACAGCTTGATTTGATGCCATTAAAGCGCTTGCTCGGAAACAGCCTACATCAGGCAGCAACATCTGCTCAGTCCCTGCTCCTGCAAAGCTGCGGCACAGCTTGGGGCAGAGGTGGCCTCGAGCTCCTCAGATAGGGccagggctgctggcacagTGTGGCCCCCCGACAGCAcgtggctgcaggcactgcaccTCGCTGGGAGCTCAATCTAGATGGAGATCCAATGCACAGCtggggcacagtgctgccccAGGAGCTTCTATGCACGCACACCCAATTGCatgcccagcactgcaccctTGCATGCGTGTACAACGTGCATGAATGCAAAACCTGCCTGCCTGTCCCGTGTGCATGCAAAGCTTGCACGTGTGCATAGCCCACATGCATGCATGCCCTGCACATGTGCACATCCTACTTGTGTGTCCCCCACATGTCCTCCCCTGCACACGTCCCCTCGTGCCGGGTGCTTTGCTCAGCCTGGCATTGCCCCAGCTGTTTggaaaagtaataataattaataataaaagagCGGGGAGGGGGAAGGCTCCCCTGAAAGCACCAACCCGGCATTTTCTCTGGCCGATCCCATTTTTCAAACCTGCTTCCATGTGCGGCATTAGGggctcttttctccctttcattcTCTCacggcagctcagggctgccccAGAGCCTggctttgattttcttcctttgttctcGCAGCCCCcatgctcccccccccccggcctcAGAGCAGGACAGGGCAGCCCCCACACCCCTTCGCCATTAGGGGCTCTAGCAGCAGGCTTACCAGATCCTAATGGAACTGTCTGTTCCCCAAGATATATGCCCTAACCACGTGCACTGCCCGTGTGGGCCGTGAAATGCAGCTGCAAAATGGAGCAGCGAggtggaaagagaaggaaaagaggctCTGGGTGGAAATATGGGGGAGGGattggggtgctggggtggtgCAGCATTGCAGGGCATCCCCAAGAGCTTCCCATACAGAAATAGATGCCTGCATGCGTGGAGAAACCCCAAAAAGGCGCTGAGATGTGAACACTGTCCATGGGACTCTGCAGGAATTGAGGCCAGTGTGGGACAGATAAAGTGCTTGCATGGGAGCTGTGTGCAGAGGAGCAGTCCAGATCTGTGCTGGTTTGGTGCATTTTGgcacagtgctgagctcagCACCTGGCAAGTGCTGGGTGCGATGCATTAAGCTCCTTGAGGAGGGGACagcatgggctgcagcagggtcACTGCAGGAGCAACATCCCGGGGGGACCCCACACCTCCAACCCGCTGGGGTCGGGCAGGTTGCATCCCCTCCAAACACCAATCTCTCCTTGAGAACACGGGGCCCCTCTGTGAGCTCAAAGCAGGGTGACCCAGGTGCTTCCCCACACCTCACACGGGCGGGGAGAGGAAATGGGGCCGTTTAATGACGGCTGTGCCGAGCACTCAGCTAATCGGCggctgctggcaggagcagaCAGCTTCCAGATGGCATCGCACCGGCACTGGGGTTATtggctggggatgggggggctgtgggaggcGGCGGCAGGCACAGACGGACAGACCCAGGAAGTTGAAATGAGttttttcttgcagcagagCCCCACGTTCCTGTCCCTCCAGGCTGCTGCCTCCAGTAATTATCGCAATAATTACAGAGAATGGCAATGAGCAGGGTGTTTGCGGGGGTGCGCAGGATGCTGGCAGCCCCAGGAGGAAGGATTACCCCTTAAGGGATTTGTGGATCTATGGGCTGCGGGAGCGTGGAGCACAGAGAACACGAGGGGGCCCAGCAAAGCTTTGGGGTGGCAGCACCCTGCAGGCCACGGTTGGGGAGGGGTTTCCACCCTGCAAAGCTGTGGTAGGTGGGGAAAGGgcatgctgcagggcaggaggaggcagcaggacCCCAGGCATCCCCAGGCCACAGGATGCAATGCAGGGCGATGCAATGTGGGGAGATACGCTGGAGGAGGATGCAGGGTGACGCGGGGTGACGCAGTGTGATGCAATGCAGGGCGATGTGACGTGATGCAGGGCCAGCTGCTGAGATGGGGGGTGGTGCagggcaatgcaaggcaaggtgATGCGATGGAGAGCGATGTGATGCAAGGTGACAGTGCAGGGCGATAAAGTGATGCAAGGCAAGGTGATGTGATGCAGAGCGATGCAATGCAAGGTGACAATGCAGGGCGGTGTAAAGCAATTCAATGAAAGGTGATGTGATGCAGAGCGATACAACGCAAAGTGATGTGATGCAGGGCGATGCAATGCAAAGTGATGCGAAGCAAGGTAAGGCAATGCAATGTGAGGTGATGTGGTGCAGAGCAATATAAAGCATTGCAGTGCGAGGTGACAATGCAATGTGATGTAAAGTGATGCAGTGCAAGGCGATGCAGTGCAGAGTGATGCAACACAAAGTGATGCGATGTGATGCAGAGTGATGCAATGCAAGGTGACAGTGCAGGGCAACGTATAGTAATGCAATGCAAGGTAACAATTCAGGGCAATGTGAAGCGATGCAAAGCAAGGCGATGCAGTGCAGGGTGACATAAAGCAATGTAATGCAAGATGACAATGCAGGGTGATATAAACCGATGCAACACAAGGTGATGTGACGCCGGGCAATGCGATGCAAGGTGATGCAAAGCAATGAAGCAATGGGAGGTGACATGGTGCAGGACAATGTCAAGCGATGCATTGCAAGGTGATGCAACGCAATGCAAAGTGATGCAATGCAGGGTgatgcaatgcaaggcaaggcaatgcaggGCGATGCAATGCAGCACCACGTGCCGCGGTCAGGGCGGCATGAGGGGAGGCAGTTGCAGCAAGGCCATGCCCTGGCAGCGGAGGCGATGCCCGCGGTGCCCGCAGCTCAGTCCCCTCTGCACGCGGCCGCGCTCCCCGGCCCTCCGCAGCGGCGCTGCTTCATTTGAATTCTCGCCTCTCTCTCTTCGCAGATAACAAGCCCGCGCCATGCAGTCCTTTCGAGAAAGGTGTGGTTTCCATGGCAACCAGCAGAGCTACCAGCCGACTTCACAAGATACATCACGCCTGGAGAATTACAGGCATCAAAGTCAGGCAGGGCCGAACTGCGAGCGGCAGAGGCTGGTGGCGAAGGAGTACTACAGTCAGCAGCAACTGCCATACACAGGCTACGAGAACAGCGCCGCGGAGAAATACCACCGGGGAAACAAGCAAttagcagggcagcagctgcaagGCAGGCCGGCCTTTTCCAATTACGCCGTGCAGGAGAACAGCCCCTACCCGGCGCGCTATTCGGGGGACGAGAGCCTGCAGGCATGGGGCGGGCAGCCGCCGGCGCTGCCCAAGTATGAGGACGGCCTGATGAAGAAGACGTCGCCGGCAGCAGGAGGGCGGCCGTACCACGAGCCGGCAGCAGCCCCGCTGCCCTTCCGGACTCACTTCCCgcagcagcagccgcagcaGCCGCCCACGCTGCCCTACCCCAAGCTGCAGCGGCAGAAGCTGCCCAACGACGTCTCCTCGCCCATGCCCTTCTCACAGAGCCCCCATTTCGGGCAGCACTCACAGTCCTTCCCCGCCTCCTCCACCTACTCCTCCGTGCCGGGGGGCAGCCAGCCGGCGCATTCCTACAAGAGCTGCACGGCACCTTCGGGGCAGCCGCCGCTGGAGCGGCCCCTGAGCAGCGCCGCCAGCCTGGCCCCCGGCCCCCGCGTGCCCAACCTGCACGGCTACCAGCCCAACCGCATGGGCTATGAGCAGCCCCCACAGCcgcccccacagcccccgccgccgccgcagcccccgcagcccccgcagcctccccagccccaACCTCAGCCCTTGCAGGGGAGGCATCACGCCCCGGAGAGCCTCCACTACCAAAACTTGGCCAAGTATCAGCATTACAACCAAGCGGGGCAGACCTACTGCCAGGGTGACGCACCGCCCGTCCGCACGCCGGAGCAGTACTACCAAACCTTCAGCCCCAGCGCCAGCCACTCGCCGGCACGCTCCGTCGGTCGCTCCCCATCCTACAGCTCCACGCCATCCCCGCTGATGCCCAACTTGGAGAACTTCCAGTACAGCCAGCAGCCGCTCAATGCCGGCGCCTTCCCGGCCGGCATCGCTGACCACAGCCATTTCATGCCGCTGCTCAACCCCTCTCCCACCGACGGGACGAGCCCGGATGCTCAATCTGGGAATTGCAAGAATTTGCCGAAGGAGAAACTGCCTGAAAACCTTCTGTCAGACCTGAGCCTGCAGAGCCTGACGGCGCTCACCTCCCAGGTGGAAAACATCTCCAACACcgtccagcagctgctgctttccaaatcGGCCGTGCCCCAGAAAAAGGGCATCAAGACCCCAGCGAGGACCCCTGAGCAGCTCaaggggcagcactgcagcccgGAGAGCAGCACATACTCCGCAGAGCAGGTGGGGACCCCGCTGTCGGACCCGCTCAGCACCCCGCAGTCCGTCCACGCGGAGACGCAGGATGCCGACTATCTGAGCGGCTCGGAGGACCAGCTGGAGAGGAGCTTCCTGTACTGCAACCAGAGCCGCAGCCCTGCCCGCGTCAACAGCAACTCCAAGGCAAAGCCCGAGTCGGTGTCCACGTGCTCTGTCACCTCCCCAGATGATATGTCCACCAAATCAGATGACTCCTTCCAGAGCATCCACGCCAGCCTGCCCTTGGATACCTTCACCAAGTATGTGACCAACGAGCGGGACTGTCCCCGGCTGCTGCTCAGTGCGCTGTCCCAGGAGGAGCTGGCCTCCGAGATCATCGTCCTGCAGGACGCCATCAACGAGAAGGAGGACAAAGCCTGGGCCAACTCGCCCATGTTGAGCAAGGAGTCCACGAAATCCCCCTTCCAGCTGGAGAACCACCGGCCGTGCCTGGACTCCATGGTGAAGGGCTCATGGCCCAGCCAGGGTGACTCCAGCACCCTCACAGAGCCCCTCAAGCTGGACAAGGCTTCAGGGGGCAGCACGGGGAAGGATTTTGGGGAGGAGGTGTACGAGGGTCCCCAAGTGGAGTTTGCGGCCACCGAGACCAAGGACACGCTTAAGGATGCGGACCCGTTGGCTTTCAACTCCAAGCCCAGCATCCCAGCCGCTACTTCCAGTGCAGGGGCCTCCGGCTTCAGCTGCTATTCGAACACCACAGCCAACTCGGTGGGCTCTGAAAATGCCATGGAGCACTTTGAGTGGCCAGAGGAGAACCTGGGTGAGGCATGCCTCAGGTGGAAGGAGCTGGGCTCGGGCCTGCAAGCCTCCGACCTCCCTAAAGGTCTCTTCCCCAGCAAAATGGGAGGGtcctgcaaggagaaaaaaaatgcttgtagCTTGGACCTATGCGATGGTGAGCAGCCGGCCAAGAGTGAGACGACCCGGGACTTTGGCCAGCAGGcgatggaggaggaagaggaggagacgCTGACCTACGATGAGGCCACCAAGGTGGACAGTGAGAGGTGGCTGCAGGACACGcggcactgctgcacagccgGGGACTTCGGTGAGATCCCCATGATCTCATCGCCAGAGCTGAAGGAGTCGGACCTGGAGGTGGAGGAGTACTCCTCGCTCTGCGAGCTGGCGGGCACGGAGCAGAAGTCGGTGCCCTACGCTGCCTCACCTCCCAAGCCCCCGGAGATACCTGCCGTGCTGTCTGCCAGTGAGGTGCCCATGTCTGCCGAGGAGACTGTCAGCACGGTAGAGAAGGAGAGCTCTGTGCCCTCGGCGCGTCTCTCCGGTCAGTCCATCATCCTGCTGGGCCCGGCAGTGGGCACGGAGACCAAGGTGAAGAGCTGGTTCAAatcctccctgccccacatccaGCCTGAGGAGGAGAGTGGTGGAGTAGAGAAGTCTCACCCAGAAGCAGTGGACTCTGAACCTGTTTTGTCACTTGGGGTGAAGAAGCAACCAACACCTGAGAACGCATTGGTGAAAACAGAGCCTGTCTCACGGGGCAAGAACCTCCGCAACAAGAGGATCCACTGCCGGCTGCCAGAGGAGGACAGTGCTGGCAATGCAGTGCCGAGCCCCTTCAGCGAGCTGCCAGCGCTGTGCGTGGGGCCAGACGGACAGGGGGAGATGCTGAGCAAGAATGTGCACAGCCAGACGCCCAGGTTCGCAGCGGAGGGCTTGCCAGCACGCATGTGCACCCGCTCCTTCACTGCCCTTGCCGAGCCCCGTGCCCCGGCCCCGCTGGAGGGGCTGAAGGCACCGACGCACCAGGAGAAGCTGGGCAAGAAGCCAGCGTGTGGTGTGAAGCAGCGGGTGGCTTTCAAAGCCAGGAAGCGCAGCGGCCGGCCAGCCCCTAAGGTCATCCAAAGCGCTGGTGGTGATGCCGCCATCACGGTGCCCAGCTTGGTGCCAGCTGAAGAGGTGGTGGGGCCGGGCCCGACAGATGGGGATGTGGCAGACGGTGGGGAGAGGGACCAGCGCTCGATGATCCTGCGCTCCCGGACAAAGACACAGGAGGTTTTCTACACCAAGAGGCGGCGGGGTAAGCGGGCGGCTGATGTCCGACTGAAGAACTGCAAAGCACCCAAGAAGCTCATCTCCAACAACCACCTCCCGCCCGCCTTCAAGTTGACACCGCCGGGCAGCCCCCACAAGGAGGGCAAGGTGGGCACCAGGATGAAGCTGCCCAAAGCGGGGCCAGGGGTGGGCGGCAAGATGTCGGAGCGGCCCCTGCACTCACTGAAGAGGAAGTCCACCTTCATCTCCCCCATCCCCGCCAAGAAGAGGAACCTCGTCCTGCGCAGCAACAGCGGCGGCGTGAAGGAGGAGAAGCCGGAGGGTCCCCACAGCCTCTTCAAGAAGATGCCGGTGGCCAAGAAGGTGAAAGCAAAGCTGCCCCCCAAGAGCCCCGGTGAAGGCGTCCCCAAGCCCCCCCCGGTGAAGGAGGCCCCCGACGTCTGCATCAAAATCACCTCGCGGGCGGCCTTCCAGGAGGCCACCAAGACCAAAGTGCTGCCTCCCCGCAAGGGCCGCGGCCTCAAGCTGGAGGCCATCGTGCAGAAGATCACCTCGCCCAACCTGAAGAAGTTCACCTGCAAAACGGCAGCGGCGGCCACGGTGGCGGCCACCTACGGCACCTCGCTGAGCGTGGCGGGGGCGGAGCGCGAGCGGGCGGTGAAGCACGGCGGTGTGGCCCTGGCGGTGGGCGACGCGCGGTTGCCCAAACCGGCTGCGGCACAGAAGGCGCCCACTGCGCCATcggctgagcagctctgccgGAACCCCCACGGCCGAGCACTGAAGGGGAAACCGGGCAGCGGGAAGAAGCTCTCTGCCGATGGCTCGCAGAGCGAGGGCTGCACGCAGGCTGCGGGGACACAGCCCGGCTCGGCCGTGGCGGCCAAGAacatggcactgctgcccaagAAGAGGAACCGCAAGGGCAAAGCGGCGGCGCTGGGCATGGCCAAGGCACCCCTCGGCCCCGCGCTGCCACTGCCGCCCCGTGAGCGtgccgccgggccgggcggtgGGGATGAGGGCAAGAAACCAAAGAGCGAGGAGAaggaggcggcgggcggcgaggGGCCGGCGGCGGGTGGGGCGGCACGGGGGGCGAAGCCACGGGCCAACCACGCCAACTACAACGGCTACTCCAAGCGGCAGCGCAAGCGTCTGGGCCACGGCAAGGCCAAAGCGGTGCCGGTGCGCTGCAAGAGCCGGGGCAAGCGGCGGCGGCCGGCCCAGCAAGCCCCGCTGCCGGACCCTGCCGAGCCCGAGATCCGCCTCAAGTACATCTCCTGCAAGCGGCTGCGGGCCGACAGCCGGGCCCCCCCCTTCGCTCCCTACATCCACGTAGAGCGGCGCGGCGACTTCACCACCTTCTGCACCGTCATCAACTCTCCCAGCGACGAGGCCCGGCTGCAGCGGGGGCCCTCCGGCTCCGTGCCCAGGCCGCGGGCGGCCCTGCCGGCCTCCTCCGCCATGCACCTGGGGCCCGTCGTGTCCAAGGCGCTGAGCGCGGCCTGCTTGGTGTGCTGCCTGTGCCGCAGCCCCGCCAACTACAAGGACCTGGGCGACCTGTGCGGGCCCTACTACCCCGAGGACTGTCTGCCCAAAAAGAAGTCGCGGCTGAAGGAAAAAGCGCGGGCGGAGGGCGAGGAGGGCGGCGCGGCAGAGAGACCCCGAGGGGCAGCGGAGAGCGGCTGGGTGGCCGGCGGCAGGGCGGGCAGGCCGGAGGGTGCCGCGGAGCCGGGCAAGCCGAGCGTGCTGCGCTCCAGCCCCCGGGGTGTGTTccgcaggctgcagagctgctacTGCTGTGACGAGAGGACAGAGGGCGAGGAGGCGGCCGAAAAGCCCCGGCGGCACGAATGTACCAAGGCTGAGTCCCCGCCGCAGCCCGAGCCGGCGGGCGACACGCAGGAGCACTGGCTGCACGAGGCCTGTGCCATATGGACCGCTGGGGTGTTCCTGGTGGCGGGGAAGCTCTACGGGCTGCAGGAGGCCGTCAAGGCGGCTGCCGACCTGGTAAGAGCTCGGCCGGCTGCCCCACACGGGGTGGGCCCTCCTGGAGCGGGGGTGGCTGCGGGGCCGAGCCCGAGGTGGTGGCGGATGGTGCAGCCctgggtgtcactgctgggCCGCGATGTGGGGACCCTGCTGGCACggtccctgcaggcactcactCCTCCCGAGGGCATGGATGGGGTGCATTGGGAAGAGACCCCAGGGCCCACTTCTCAGTGGATTCACAGGGCTTGCTGCATCCCTGATTGATAGAAGCAGTGGCAAAGCTGGGAGCAGCCTCTCCCGTGGCTGAAGCCGTTTCTGTGGCTGctccccattccctgcccagACCCCTCTGGCACTACAGCCCCATGGCAAGCTGAGGGCTAACGGTGTGTTACTGTCCAGCTGACGTGGCTGGGTGATAAGGGGTTAAAATGAATAGGGTTGGTCCACAACATCCGGGCATTAGGAGTCACCCTGGGAGGCTGGGGCTGGTGTTCAGATGTGCAAACCCAGCTGGCTTCCCATGGGATGTGCACCGCCGCCTCCCTGAGAGCTCctgaaatctcccttttcagcCTTAGGAGCGTTTGTATGCTGTTCAGTCATGCAGCAGCTCGCAGAGGAACAGGTGCAGGGTGGGAGGTGGGAATGGGCGGCCTGATGCCAGAATGATGGGCAGCTGGGGACTGGGGAGAGtacagccctgccctgctcccgGTGCAGGGCAAGAGGAGCATGAGGACATTAGGAGAGCAAAATGGGGAGGAGGATACTGGGAGGCTGCCATGGAGACATGGGGTTTTGTGCCACGGCCATGCCAGCAGAGGCTGGGTGGGGCCTGCAGGAAGCCCTCTCTGACCAGGTTTGGGGCTGGCTGCATCCATTCCATGACCACCAGGCACAAAtgcagtgctggctggaggctgcagccctccctgctaTGGCCCCAAACATGTCCCTTCACTTCCGTGCCTCCCACGTGGCCATAGGGGCTTCTTGCCTTTGTGCCAGGCTCTGATGGGATCTTTCTATTTCTGCCTCTCTCCCACCCTGCTCCGGATTCCCGGCTGCGGTGAAAGAAGTGCTCAAGCTGCCAGCAAGCGGGAGCCACCGTGGGCTGCTGCCAGAAGGGGTGTCCCCACACCTACCACTACGCGTGTGCCGTTGACACAGGTAAGCCCAGGTCCTGGGATTGGGATGCGGGGACCCCCCTGGTCCCTCTGACCCTGCTGatggcagggctgggtgggctgggggctccCACGAATGGTGATGCTCTGCTGTGTAGTTTGTGTCCCAAACTCTTCCTGCAAGCAGTGTGGCTCCTCTGGATGTGGCGGGGAGGATGCTGTGTCCTCGCTGACCAGAGACAGCTGGTGGCAGGGGCTGCCCTCACAtgctctctcctttccccacaGGTTGCTTATTAACTGAAGAGAGCTTCTCTCTGAGATGTCCCAAACATAAGGTAAGCCCAGAGCCCTCGTGTGCTCCAGAATGTCTCCAGCCCCTGAGGGAGGTGGATCTTCTTTCAGACTGTGTCACCATGTCCCACTGGGGACATCCcactccccagcacagccattcTCAGTGTTCAGCCCCAGTGGTCATCGTAGAATTGTCACTTCGTGGGGGACACCAGGACACCCATGCGACCCTTGAAGTTGTGATAACTGGGGGCTGCGCTCCTACCTCCTCTTGACAGACTGTGGGGTTGTGTCCCCTTAACATGGGACAGGGAGAGCGTTGATTTAACCTGTGCTAAAAGCACACCCTCAGTCCTAATAGGGACATCCCCATCAACTGGGGACAGAGAGACatctccctccccctccccccgcccctaCACCACATGCCTTGTGTCCTGCTCCCTGCTAACACTCCATCCTTGTCCCCACAGAGACAGCCGGTGTAGCAGCACGGGAGGTGCACGGCCCCCGCCACCAGTGAGGGACCTGCAGGGGGGTGGCAGTGCCACCATCCCCATCTCGGAGCCGGCGGGGGTCACCGAAGGACTGTGGCCCCCGGGCTGGGCACAGCGCTGCCGGCCGCCCCCCTGCCTCTCTCCCCGGAGCCCCTCCGGGTGGGCAGAGCCCCTGGGGTGGCAGAATGGGGCCGGGGGCACGGAGCCCCCCAGAGCGGCGTGACGGGGTCACCAGCGGTGCTGACACCCGCACGGCGAACACAGAGACTCTGCTCCAGGACTATGTGAGCTGCacaggggtgggatggggtggggggcgtGGGatggtgggtggggggggggggggggggggggccgtgTACGAGGGGGTCCCTGCGATGTTGTCTTACTCCGGGGCCACCGGACCCCCACGTGGGTTCCGGGTCTCCGTATCTCACACTGATCTGATCTGAGATGTTGCCTTCAGCAAACCTCATGGTGTCTGTCTGTATATATGTGCGCGAcggagaaaagaaaaaaggaaaaaaaaaaaaaaaacccacacgaaaaaaagaaaaaagaacaaaaaaaaaaaaaaaaaaagaagaagaaaaaaaaatcccaacagcCTGCTGTTTGAAACACCACTCTGCTTTTTCCGTTTCGTTCTTCCATCCCTGCCGTGCACAGTGTCCCCATGACGGGGACGGCgctgtgccactgctgtgcCAGTGGCCGATGTCCCCAGTGGGGCTGATGGGCGCTCACTGGGCTCCCCCAGCCCTGATTGCTCCCTCCAGCCCCGTCCCATGGCACCCTCCTCCCCCTGCtccatggggcagtgctgggctggggatgCACAGTCTCCAGAAGCCCCCCCTCCTTCTGCTCCGCCCAGCCGGGACCtccacagctcttctgcttgcTGGGGACGGGCTTTGCTCCCCATGCTTGTGCTTTAAACCCTACGGCAC
Proteins encoded in this region:
- the RAI1 gene encoding retinoic acid-induced protein 1 isoform X2 — encoded protein: MQSFRERCGFHGNQQSYQPTSQDTSRLENYRHQSQAGPNCERQRLVAKEYYSQQQLPYTGYENSAAEKYHRGNKQLAGQQLQGRPAFSNYAVQENSPYPARYSGDESLQAWGGQPPALPKYEDGLMKKTSPAAGGRPYHEPAAAPLPFRTHFPQQQPQQPPTLPYPKLQRQKLPNDVSSPMPFSQSPHFGQHSQSFPASSTYSSVPGGSQPAHSYKSCTAPSGQPPLERPLSSAASLAPGPRVPNLHGYQPNRMGYEQPPQPPPQPPPPPQPPQPPQPPQPQPQPLQGRHHAPESLHYQNLAKYQHYNQAGQTYCQGDAPPVRTPEQYYQTFSPSASHSPARSVGRSPSYSSTPSPLMPNLENFQYSQQPLNAGAFPAGIADHSHFMPLLNPSPTDGTSPDAQSGNCKNLPKEKLPENLLSDLSLQSLTALTSQVENISNTVQQLLLSKSAVPQKKGIKTPARTPEQLKGQHCSPESSTYSAEQVGTPLSDPLSTPQSVHAETQDADYLSGSEDQLERSFLYCNQSRSPARVNSNSKAKPESVSTCSVTSPDDMSTKSDDSFQSIHASLPLDTFTKYVTNERDCPRLLLSALSQEELASEIIVLQDAINEKEDKAWANSPMLSKESTKSPFQLENHRPCLDSMVKGSWPSQGDSSTLTEPLKLDKASGGSTGKDFGEEVYEGPQVEFAATETKDTLKDADPLAFNSKPSIPAATSSAGASGFSCYSNTTANSVGSENAMEHFEWPEENLGEACLRWKELGSGLQASDLPKGLFPSKMGGSCKEKKNACSLDLCDGEQPAKSETTRDFGQQAMEEEEEETLTYDEATKVDSERWLQDTRHCCTAGDFGEIPMISSPELKESDLEVEEYSSLCELAGTEQKSVPYAASPPKPPEIPAVLSASEVPMSAEETVSTVEKESSVPSARLSGQSIILLGPAVGTETKVKSWFKSSLPHIQPEEESGGVEKSHPEAVDSEPVLSLGVKKQPTPENALVKTEPVSRGKNLRNKRIHCRLPEEDSAGNAVPSPFSELPALCVGPDGQGEMLSKNVHSQTPRFAAEGLPARMCTRSFTALAEPRAPAPLEGLKAPTHQEKLGKKPACGVKQRVAFKARKRSGRPAPKVIQSAGGDAAITVPSLVPAEEVVGPGPTDGDVADGGERDQRSMILRSRTKTQEVFYTKRRRGKRAADVRLKNCKAPKKLISNNHLPPAFKLTPPGSPHKEGKVGTRMKLPKAGPGVGGKMSERPLHSLKRKSTFISPIPAKKRNLVLRSNSGGVKEEKPEGPHSLFKKMPVAKKVKAKLPPKSPGEGVPKPPPVKEAPDVCIKITSRAAFQEATKTKVLPPRKGRGLKLEAIVQKITSPNLKKFTCKTAAAATVAATYGTSLSVAGAERERAVKHGGVALAVGDARLPKPAAAQKAPTAPSAEQLCRNPHGRALKGKPGSGKKLSADGSQSEGCTQAAGTQPGSAVAAKNMALLPKKRNRKGKAAALGMAKAPLGPALPLPPRERAAGPGGGDEGKKPKSEEKEAAGGEGPAAGGAARGAKPRANHANYNGYSKRQRKRLGHGKAKAVPVRCKSRGKRRRPAQQAPLPDPAEPEIRLKYISCKRLRADSRAPPFAPYIHVERRGDFTTFCTVINSPSDEARLQRGPSGSVPRPRAALPASSAMHLGPVVSKALSAACLVCCLCRSPANYKDLGDLCGPYYPEDCLPKKKSRLKEKARAEGEEGGAAERPRGAAESGWVAGGRAGRPEGAAEPGKPSVLRSSPRGVFRRLQSCYCCDERTEGEEAAEKPRRHECTKAESPPQPEPAGDTQEHWLHEACAIWTAGVFLVAGKLYGLQEAVKAAADLCSSCQQAGATVGCCQKGCPHTYHYACAVDTGCLLTEESFSLRCPKHKRQPV
- the RAI1 gene encoding retinoic acid-induced protein 1 isoform X1 is translated as MQSFRERCGFHGNQQSYQPTSQDTSRLENYRHQSQAGPNCERQRLVAKEYYSQQQLPYTGYENSAAEKYHRGNKQLAGQQLQGRPAFSNYAVQENSPYPARYSGDESLQAWGGQPPALPKYEDGLMKKTSPAAGGRPYHEPAAAPLPFRTHFPQQQPQQPPTLPYPKLQRQKLPNDVSSPMPFSQSPHFGQHSQSFPASSTYSSVPGGSQPAHSYKSCTAPSGQPPLERPLSSAASLAPGPRVPNLHGYQPNRMGYEQPPQPPPQPPPPPQPPQPPQPPQPQPQPLQGRHHAPESLHYQNLAKYQHYNQAGQTYCQGDAPPVRTPEQYYQTFSPSASHSPARSVGRSPSYSSTPSPLMPNLENFQYSQQPLNAGAFPAGIADHSHFMPLLNPSPTDGTSPDAQSGNCKNLPKEKLPENLLSDLSLQSLTALTSQVENISNTVQQLLLSKSAVPQKKGIKTPARTPEQLKGQHCSPESSTYSAEQVGTPLSDPLSTPQSVHAETQDADYLSGSEDQLERSFLYCNQSRSPARVNSNSKAKPESVSTCSVTSPDDMSTKSDDSFQSIHASLPLDTFTKYVTNERDCPRLLLSALSQEELASEIIVLQDAINEKEDKAWANSPMLSKESTKSPFQLENHRPCLDSMVKGSWPSQGDSSTLTEPLKLDKASGGSTGKDFGEEVYEGPQVEFAATETKDTLKDADPLAFNSKPSIPAATSSAGASGFSCYSNTTANSVGSENAMEHFEWPEENLGEACLRWKELGSGLQASDLPKGLFPSKMGGSCKEKKNACSLDLCDGEQPAKSETTRDFGQQAMEEEEEETLTYDEATKVDSERWLQDTRHCCTAGDFGEIPMISSPELKESDLEVEEYSSLCELAGTEQKSVPYAASPPKPPEIPAVLSASEVPMSAEETVSTVEKESSVPSARLSGQSIILLGPAVGTETKVKSWFKSSLPHIQPEEESGGVEKSHPEAVDSEPVLSLGVKKQPTPENALVKTEPVSRGKNLRNKRIHCRLPEEDSAGNAVPSPFSELPALCVGPDGQGEMLSKNVHSQTPRFAAEGLPARMCTRSFTALAEPRAPAPLEGLKAPTHQEKLGKKPACGVKQRVAFKARKRSGRPAPKVIQSAGGDAAITVPSLVPAEEVVGPGPTDGDVADGGERDQRSMILRSRTKTQEVFYTKRRRGKRAADVRLKNCKAPKKLISNNHLPPAFKLTPPGSPHKEGKVGTRMKLPKAGPGVGGKMSERPLHSLKRKSTFISPIPAKKRNLVLRSNSGGVKEEKPEGPHSLFKKMPVAKKVKAKLPPKSPGEGVPKPPPVKEAPDVCIKITSRAAFQEATKTKVLPPRKGRGLKLEAIVQKITSPNLKKFTCKTAAAATVAATYGTSLSVAGAERERAVKHGGVALAVGDARLPKPAAAQKAPTAPSAEQLCRNPHGRALKGKPGSGKKLSADGSQSEGCTQAAGTQPGSAVAAKNMALLPKKRNRKGKAAALGMAKAPLGPALPLPPRERAAGPGGGDEGKKPKSEEKEAAGGEGPAAGGAARGAKPRANHANYNGYSKRQRKRLGHGKAKAVPVRCKSRGKRRRPAQQAPLPDPAEPEIRLKYISCKRLRADSRAPPFAPYIHVERRGDFTTFCTVINSPSDEARLQRGPSGSVPRPRAALPASSAMHLGPVVSKALSAACLVCCLCRSPANYKDLGDLCGPYYPEDCLPKKKSRLKEKARAEGEEGGAAERPRGAAESGWVAGGRAGRPEGAAEPGKPSVLRSSPRGVFRRLQSCYCCDERTEGEEAAEKPRRHECTKAESPPQPEPAGDTQEHWLHEACAIWTAGVFLVAGKLYGLQEAVKAAADLKCSSCQQAGATVGCCQKGCPHTYHYACAVDTGCLLTEESFSLRCPKHKRQPV